The Vibrio cyclitrophicus sequence AATTATGGCAAGGTTTTTTCGATCAAGCTTTTCCTAAGCTGACACCAGATTCAAAGGTTTATGGCGTCTACACCAATTACCAATCGGATTTTACTGGTGAGTTTGATGTTGTTGCGTGTACCAATGCACTCACCGATAACAATTTAGCTGACCTAGTTGAAACCAATATCGAAGCAGGTAAGTACTTAACGTTCTCGGCTGAAGGTGAACTCCCTCAAGCTGTGATCGATCTTTGGGGAGAAGTGTGGGCGTATTTCAACGCTGCGGATTGTCCACATACGCGAACTTACACAACTGATTTTGAGTTTTACAAAGGTGAAACTGGAGTCGAGATTTCGATAGCGATTCAATAAGCTTTTAATTTTAAGTTATTGATAGAATGTTAATAATAAAAGAGCCACTCTCTGATGAAGTGGCTCTTTTTTTGGTTGATCCTGCTCGGAATTAAGGCTAACTACATCAATCTCATGAAGTAAGGAATGATCAAAGCATTGGCTAAATCAATAAAGAACGCACACACCAATGGCACGATAATAAAGGCTTGCACTGAGTGACCATACTTTTGGCTTACCGCGGACATGTTCGCCATCGCTGTGGGTGTTGAACCCAATGAAATCCCACCGAAACCGGCACACACGACCGCTGCATCATACGTTTTACCCATAGATGGGAACACGATGAAAATATTGATGATTACGGCTAATAGAAGCTGCATTGCCAATATGGCAAAAATCGGGCCTGCTAAATCGATCAGTGTCCAAAGCTGCATACTCATTAAAGACATCGCTAAGAAAGTACCCAAAGATATTTCTGCAATGAGGTCGATAGCGGGGGAGCGTGTTGGCCACTTTGTACCTGAGATTCTTGGATAGGAGTCTGGCATCAAGTTAGTAATCACGATACCGGCGAACAAACAAGACACGAACAATGGCAGTTGCAAGCCTGTTTGGCTGATCAATTCATTCAATAAAGCGCCGACGATGACACAAATATGAATTGCTAACACGGCATCGAGAAATTGAAAAGACGTGAGCGCTTGCTTGTGCTTATTGGTATTCGAATTTTCAGCGTTAGTTTGGCCTTCTGCTGGCTTTAAGTTGTGACGCTTGATAAGAAACTTAGCAATTGGGCCGCCCATCAAACTGGCTAAGATAAGCCCAAATGTGGCGCTGGCGATACCAATCTCCATCGCGCTTTGTAATCCAAATTCATCCGCAACCTTTGGTGCCCACGCGATCGCGGTTCCGTGCCCACCAATCAATGAAATACTGCCACTCAACAAGCCAAACACAGGCTCAAGACCAAACATCGATGCGACAGAAATACCGACAATGTTTTGCATGATCATAAAGAAGATCGTGATGACGAGTAGAATCACCAAAGGTTTGCCGCCTTTGAATAGGTCTTTCAAACTTGAATTAATACCAATGGTGGTAAAGAAGTAGACCAACAATACATCGCGAGCAAACAGATCAAATTGAACCTCAATCGAAGTCGTTGCATAAAGCGCTGCAAATAAAAGTGACGCTAAAATCCCACCGGATACGGGTTCTGGGATGCTGAACTC is a genomic window containing:
- a CDS encoding GyrI-like domain-containing protein, with amino-acid sequence MKVETIEAVKAYGFSVRTTNTDEIDPAKAKIGQLWQGFFDQAFPKLTPDSKVYGVYTNYQSDFTGEFDVVACTNALTDNNLADLVETNIEAGKYLTFSAEGELPQAVIDLWGEVWAYFNAADCPHTRTYTTDFEFYKGETGVEISIAIQ
- the gltS gene encoding sodium/glutamate symporter, whose protein sequence is MEFENNILHLGSFFAVTMGIVVLFIGRRLNQVVGFLKEFSIPEPVSGGILASLLFAALYATTSIEVQFDLFARDVLLVYFFTTIGINSSLKDLFKGGKPLVILLVITIFFMIMQNIVGISVASMFGLEPVFGLLSGSISLIGGHGTAIAWAPKVADEFGLQSAMEIGIASATFGLILASLMGGPIAKFLIKRHNLKPAEGQTNAENSNTNKHKQALTSFQFLDAVLAIHICVIVGALLNELISQTGLQLPLFVSCLFAGIVITNLMPDSYPRISGTKWPTRSPAIDLIAEISLGTFLAMSLMSMQLWTLIDLAGPIFAILAMQLLLAVIINIFIVFPSMGKTYDAAVVCAGFGGISLGSTPTAMANMSAVSQKYGHSVQAFIIVPLVCAFFIDLANALIIPYFMRLM